A genome region from Triticum aestivum cultivar Chinese Spring chromosome 2B, IWGSC CS RefSeq v2.1, whole genome shotgun sequence includes the following:
- the LOC123040141 gene encoding anthocyanidin reductase ((2S)-flavan-3-ol-forming), whose product MGPAAGDGTRRKTACVPCGYGYVASALVKLLLEKGYAVKTTLRNPDGKVKNKHLKDLQALGPLEVFRADLDEEGSFDDAVAGCDYVFFDAPPVNLHAENPEKDVIEPAVHGILNVMRSCVRAGTVKRVVLTSSAAAVSTLPQEGDGHVLDEESWADVEFLTSGKTHAWVHTHEYFDFQFVESFETMMTLAYRCVGVPCISLVTVCPGLMVGAAPAAKVHPSVLDVLSLLSGDEARVRTLKFIVRMSGSIPLVHVDDICRAEIFVAEEEAASGRYICCSLNTTVVELARFLAAKYPHYNVNTDRFCGLLEKPRVCISSAKLLGEGFEYKFKNLDEIYDDIIKYGKDLGILPY is encoded by the exons ATGGGGCCAGCGGCAGGAGATGggacgaggaggaagacggcgtGTGTCCCCTGTGGGTACGGCTACGTCGCGTCGGCGCTAGTCAAGCTGCTCCTGGAGAAGGGATACGCCGTGAAGACCACCCTCAGAAACCCCG ATGGCAAGGTGAAAAACAAGCACCTGAAAGATCTGCAGGCGCTCGGCCCCTTGGAGGTGTTCCGCGCCGACCTCGACGAAGAGGGCAGCTTCGACGACGCCGTCGCCGGCTGCGACTACGTCTTCTTCGACGCCCCTCCGGTGAACCTCCACGCAGAGAACCCTGAG AAAGATGTGATCGAGCCGGCCGTCCACGGGATCCTGAACGTGATGAGGTCGTGCGTCAGAGCGGGAACAGTGAAGCGCGTGGTGCTGACATCGTCGGCGGCCGCGGTCTCCACCTTGCCGCAGGAAGGCGACGGTCATGTCCTGGATGAGGAATCctgggccgacgtcgagttcctCACGTCGGGAAAGACCCATGCTTGGGTACACACACATGAGTATTTTGATTTTCAGTTCGTTGAGTCATTCGAAACGATGATGACGCTGGCCTACCGTTGTGTAGGGGTTCCCTGCATCAGCCTCGTCACTGTGTGCCCGGGCCTCATGGTgggcgcggcgccggcggccaAGGTCCATCCCAGCGTCCTTGACGTCCTCTCGCTGCTCTCGG GCGATGAAGCGAGGGTCCGCACCCTTAAATTCATCGTGAGGATGTCTGGCTCCATTCCGTTGGTCCATGTCGACGACATCTGCCGCGCTGAGATATTCGtggccgaggaggaggcggcgtcggggcggtacATCTGCTGCAGCCTTAACACCACCGTAGTGGAGCTAGCCCGCTTCTTGGCGGCCAAGTACCCGCACTACAACGTCAACACCGACCG GTTCTGCGGTCTTCTGGAGAAGCCGAGAGTCTGCATTTCTTCGG